One genomic window of Elusimicrobiota bacterium includes the following:
- the nuoK gene encoding NADH-quinone oxidoreductase subunit NuoK, with amino-acid sequence MAAPLSSYLMLSAILFGIGMTGFLIRRNLILMLVSVEIMLNAVNVSLAGFGFHLQNLGGQVVAIFVIAVAAAEVAVGLGLLLALQRNQPAAHIDELTKLKW; translated from the coding sequence ATGGCGGCTCCTTTATCTTCTTATCTGATGTTGAGCGCGATTCTTTTTGGAATCGGCATGACGGGCTTTTTGATCCGCCGCAACCTTATTTTGATGCTGGTTTCGGTGGAGATTATGCTCAATGCCGTGAATGTGAGTTTGGCCGGTTTTGGTTTTCATCTTCAAAATTTAGGCGGCCAGGTCGTCGCCATCTTTGTCATTGCCGTGGCCGCGGCCGAGGTCGCGGTCGGGCTCGGCCTTTTGCTCGCCCTTCAACGCAACCAGCCCGCGGCTCATATTGATGAACTGACCAAACTTAAATGGTGA
- a CDS encoding NADH-quinone oxidoreductase subunit J yields MAFAYLAAASVTSALLAVTRRNPIHSVLWVLALFLHVAGIFLLAGAQFLAATQIIIYAGAILVFYLIILMLLDLKVEGNEPRYGAHWIFGVAAGLGFVVLAATALRSLKGLAFDGPLPEGVLWQPTVADLGTALFGDFAVHFEIASLILLAAIVGAIVLGKRRAQPANGKIAQSSGPAARQTRALSGTNV; encoded by the coding sequence ATGGCCTTCGCTTATCTTGCGGCCGCAAGCGTAACCTCGGCCCTTCTAGCCGTCACTCGCCGCAATCCGATCCATAGCGTCCTTTGGGTTTTGGCCCTTTTTTTGCATGTGGCGGGAATTTTTCTTTTAGCCGGAGCTCAATTTTTGGCCGCCACTCAAATTATTATTTATGCGGGGGCCATCCTTGTGTTTTATTTGATCATCTTGATGCTGTTGGATTTAAAAGTCGAGGGGAACGAGCCCCGTTACGGCGCGCATTGGATTTTCGGCGTTGCCGCGGGATTGGGTTTCGTGGTTTTGGCTGCGACGGCGCTGCGCTCGTTGAAGGGTCTGGCGTTTGACGGGCCCTTGCCTGAGGGCGTCCTCTGGCAGCCCACGGTCGCCGACCTTGGCACGGCGCTTTTCGGCGATTTTGCCGTTCATTTTGAGATCGCTTCCTTGATTCTTTTAGCCGCGATCGTGGGCGCCATTGTCTTGGGGAAACGCCGGGCGCAGCCGGCCAACGGAAAAATTGCTCAATCATCCGGTCCGGCGGCGCGGCAAACAAGGGCTCTTTCGGGGACAAACGTTTAA
- a CDS encoding monovalent cation/H+ antiporter subunit D family protein codes for MVTTTAFSLKPVCAVSVSLIAAFLVMATGSKRRNLREFWSVGAGILKFLIVASMIPAVWSGLNLECVLFRLLPGVEIAFRADAFGLLFALGASLLWIATSFYSVGYMRALSEHAQTRYFACFALAMSATMGVAFAANLFTLFIFYEALTLATYPLVAHKETPEAKAGARKYAIYLLGAAKVFLLAAIVLIYTTTGTLEFQKGGILPLEILYARPAFFWGIFAMFLFGFAKSAIMPMHSWLPAAMVAPTPVSALLHAVAVVKTGVFSMLRVMLFVFGPEAMSIVGADELTLWAAAITILVASVLALGADNLKARLAFSTISQLSYILLGGALLTSRGALGGIIHITNHAFAKITLFFCAGSIYVTAHKTQVSQLSGLAKRMPWTMAAFTLATLSLVGVPPAGGFVSKWNLVLGSLERGSLALMAVLLLSSFFTAAYLGPVVYKAYFEKEQVAEAAHGHEHAREIPWMVVPLVLSAVASVALGFYPNFLLGLAGRALP; via the coding sequence ATGGTGACGACAACGGCCTTTTCTTTGAAACCTGTTTGCGCTGTTTCGGTTTCCCTGATCGCCGCATTTCTTGTCATGGCGACGGGCTCGAAACGCCGGAATCTTAGGGAGTTTTGGTCGGTCGGAGCCGGGATTTTGAAGTTTTTGATTGTGGCGTCCATGATTCCGGCTGTTTGGTCGGGCCTGAACCTCGAATGCGTTTTGTTCCGCCTGTTGCCCGGGGTGGAAATCGCCTTTCGCGCTGATGCGTTCGGGCTTTTGTTCGCGCTGGGCGCCTCGCTTTTATGGATCGCAACCTCGTTTTATTCCGTGGGTTACATGCGCGCGCTCTCGGAGCACGCTCAAACCCGCTACTTCGCCTGTTTTGCCCTGGCCATGTCCGCGACTATGGGCGTGGCCTTTGCCGCCAATCTTTTTACGCTTTTTATCTTTTACGAAGCGCTGACATTGGCCACCTATCCTTTGGTCGCGCATAAGGAAACCCCGGAAGCCAAGGCCGGCGCCCGCAAATACGCGATTTATCTTTTGGGCGCGGCTAAAGTTTTTTTGCTGGCCGCGATTGTCTTGATTTATACGACCACCGGAACTTTGGAATTCCAAAAAGGAGGCATTCTGCCTCTGGAAATTCTCTATGCGCGGCCGGCGTTTTTCTGGGGTATTTTTGCGATGTTTCTGTTCGGATTTGCCAAAAGCGCGATTATGCCCATGCATAGCTGGCTGCCCGCGGCCATGGTGGCGCCTACGCCGGTCAGCGCCCTGCTGCATGCCGTGGCCGTCGTTAAAACCGGCGTCTTCTCCATGCTGCGGGTGATGCTGTTCGTCTTCGGCCCGGAAGCCATGAGCATCGTGGGCGCCGATGAGTTGACGCTTTGGGCCGCGGCCATTACGATTCTCGTGGCCTCGGTGCTGGCCCTTGGGGCGGATAATTTAAAAGCGCGGCTCGCTTTTTCAACCATTTCCCAGCTTTCTTATATTCTTTTAGGCGGCGCGCTGTTGACCTCGAGGGGCGCTTTGGGCGGAATCATTCATATCACGAATCACGCCTTCGCCAAAATCACTCTGTTTTTCTGCGCCGGTTCTATCTATGTCACGGCGCATAAAACGCAAGTGAGCCAGCTTTCCGGGCTCGCCAAGCGCATGCCCTGGACCATGGCCGCTTTCACGCTCGCAACGTTGAGTTTAGTGGGCGTGCCGCCTGCAGGCGGGTTCGTGTCCAAATGGAATTTGGTCCTCGGTTCCTTGGAGCGCGGAAGTTTGGCGCTGATGGCCGTGCTTCTGCTTTCGTCTTTTTTCACGGCAGCGTACCTAGGGCCTGTCGTCTATAAGGCCTACTTTGAAAAAGAACAGGTTGCCGAGGCCGCTCATGGCCATGAACATGCGCGGGAAATTCCGTGGATGGTTGTGCCTTTGGTTTTAAGCGCCGTGGCCTCGGTGGCGCTCGGTTTTTATCCGAATTTTCTGCTCGGTTTGGCCGGTAGAGCGCTTCCATGA